A section of the Mycolicibacterium anyangense genome encodes:
- a CDS encoding NAD(P)-dependent malic enzyme, protein MTETVPNSRLVIDDEEIFDAHHGGKLSVELKSPLDTQRALSIAYTPGVAQVSRAIAADHTLAARYTWANRLVAVISDGTAVLGLGDIGPAASLPVMEGKAALFKTFGGLDSIPIVLDTKDPDEIVETVIRLRPTFGAVNLEDISAPRCFEIERRLIVALDCPVMHDDQHGTAIVVLAALMGAAKVLDRDITTLKVVISGAGAAGIACANILLASGVSHLTVLDSQGIVHSGRDDLNAFKAELASRTNPAGLTGGMVEALAGADVFMGVSAGLVPEELIATMAPGCIVFAMSNPDPEIHPEVAKKYAAVVATGRSDFPNQINNVLAFPGVFRGALDAGARRITEKMKVAAAQAIFSVVGDDLAPDYIVPSPLDPRVGPAVAQAVGAASESD, encoded by the coding sequence CGAAACGGTGCCCAACTCCCGCCTCGTCATCGACGACGAGGAGATCTTTGACGCCCACCACGGCGGCAAGCTGTCCGTCGAGCTCAAGTCGCCGCTGGATACCCAGCGTGCACTGTCGATCGCCTACACCCCGGGGGTAGCCCAGGTCAGCAGGGCGATCGCAGCCGACCACACCCTGGCCGCCCGCTACACGTGGGCCAATCGTCTGGTGGCGGTGATCAGCGACGGCACCGCCGTGCTCGGCCTGGGCGACATCGGTCCGGCCGCCTCACTGCCGGTGATGGAGGGCAAGGCTGCGCTGTTCAAGACCTTCGGCGGCCTGGACTCCATCCCGATCGTGCTCGATACCAAGGATCCCGACGAGATCGTCGAGACGGTGATCCGGCTACGCCCGACCTTCGGGGCGGTCAACCTCGAGGACATCTCGGCGCCGCGTTGTTTCGAGATCGAACGGCGGCTGATCGTGGCGCTGGACTGCCCCGTCATGCACGACGACCAGCACGGCACGGCCATCGTCGTGCTGGCCGCGCTGATGGGCGCCGCCAAGGTGCTCGACCGGGACATCACCACGCTGAAGGTGGTCATCTCCGGGGCGGGTGCCGCCGGTATCGCGTGCGCGAACATCTTGCTCGCCAGCGGCGTCAGCCACCTCACCGTGCTGGATTCGCAGGGCATCGTGCACAGCGGTCGTGACGACCTCAATGCCTTCAAGGCCGAGCTGGCTTCGCGGACCAACCCCGCCGGTCTGACCGGCGGCATGGTCGAGGCGCTGGCCGGTGCCGACGTGTTCATGGGCGTCTCCGCCGGCCTGGTGCCCGAGGAGCTGATCGCGACGATGGCTCCGGGCTGCATCGTGTTCGCCATGTCGAACCCCGACCCGGAGATCCATCCCGAGGTGGCCAAGAAGTACGCCGCGGTGGTGGCGACCGGCCGCAGCGACTTCCCGAATCAGATCAACAACGTGCTGGCCTTCCCGGGGGTGTTCCGCGGAGCGCTCGACGCCGGTGCACGCCGCATCACCGAGAAGATGAAAGTGGCTGCCGCCCAAGCGATCTTCTCCGTCGTCGGTGACGATCTGGCGCCCGACTACATCGTGCCCAGTCCGCTGGATCCGCGCGTCGGCCCCGCCGTCGCGCAGGCGGTGGGTGCGGCGTCGGAAAGCGATTGA
- a CDS encoding glycine betaine ABC transporter substrate-binding protein produces MSAAFVRRLAGVLLALTLTACGAAPPGPSMAVGATPDPQTTLLAELYAAALRSYGTAGYVKTLDDPLSALDSGAVSVVPGFTGRLLQRFDPGSAARSDAQVYRAMIGALPEGVAAGDYATSAEDKPALAVTDATAASWGSRDLSALVTHCTGLILGAVAGVRGLPTSVGACALPPAREFPDAATLFDALRKGVITAAWTGTADAGVPSDITVLADRKPVLIQAENVVPLYRRNELDQQQMRAVNELAGVLDTGALVDLRRQVAEGGDPRTVAENWLSAHPLGR; encoded by the coding sequence TTGAGCGCAGCGTTCGTTCGTCGGCTGGCCGGGGTTCTGCTGGCGCTGACGCTGACCGCATGCGGCGCCGCGCCCCCTGGCCCGTCGATGGCGGTCGGCGCCACACCCGATCCGCAGACCACGCTGCTGGCCGAGCTGTATGCCGCCGCGCTGCGCTCCTACGGGACGGCGGGATACGTCAAGACGCTGGATGATCCGTTGTCCGCGTTGGACTCCGGTGCGGTCAGCGTGGTGCCCGGTTTCACCGGGCGGCTGTTGCAGAGGTTCGACCCGGGGTCGGCGGCGCGCTCGGATGCCCAGGTATACCGGGCGATGATCGGCGCGCTGCCCGAAGGAGTGGCCGCCGGTGACTACGCCACATCGGCAGAGGACAAGCCTGCGCTGGCCGTCACCGATGCGACCGCGGCGAGCTGGGGGAGCCGTGACCTGAGTGCGCTGGTGACCCACTGCACGGGGCTCATCCTCGGTGCGGTGGCCGGGGTGCGCGGGCTACCCACCTCGGTGGGAGCCTGTGCGCTGCCGCCGGCACGTGAATTTCCGGACGCCGCAACGCTATTCGACGCATTGCGCAAGGGGGTGATCACCGCGGCGTGGACCGGCACCGCCGATGCCGGGGTGCCCAGTGACATCACGGTGCTGGCCGATCGCAAACCCGTTCTGATCCAGGCGGAGAACGTCGTGCCGTTGTACCGGCGCAACGAACTCGACCAGCAGCAGATGCGCGCGGTCAACGAACTCGCCGGCGTCCTGGACACCGGGGCACTGGTGGATCTGCGCCGCCAGGTCG